The following coding sequences lie in one Methanobrevibacter sp. genomic window:
- the mtrE gene encoding tetrahydromethanopterin S-methyltransferase subunit E, which yields LHRMINKAASGEPVAYGVWCGVAGAIAYIVMSLGMMPLVAIAMGACVAAFVHAIYTVTSHMGRIVGQSQFEQPLFMDVLTQSLGPIVGHGFITSFCIVGISYLMTIPLGFSDPLHVFPLPLLAMLWGIALGAIGSSTGDVHYGAESEYQKFEFGGGTPVAIQGDIVTKAPLGAKNSMDVVNFCAKFGGPLTGFCFGLVVFFSFWNTVVFGVYGGIIVGIIIIILLIIMDNYLEVFARNKYGPYEEE from the coding sequence ATTTACACCGTATGATAAACAAGGCGGCTTCTGGTGAACCAGTCGCTTATGGTGTTTGGTGTGGTGTTGCTGGTGCTATTGCATACATAGTTATGTCTTTAGGTATGATGCCTTTAGTAGCTATTGCAATGGGTGCTTGTGTCGCTGCTTTTGTTCACGCTATTTATACTGTTACATCCCACATGGGAAGGATTGTTGGACAATCCCAATTTGAACAACCATTATTTATGGATGTATTGACTCAATCTTTAGGACCTATTGTAGGTCACGGATTTATAACTAGTTTTTGTATTGTCGGAATTTCTTACTTAATGACCATTCCATTAGGATTTAGTGATCCTTTACACGTATTCCCATTACCACTCTTAGCAATGCTTTGGGGTATTGCTTTAGGTGCTATCGGTTCTTCAACCGGGGACGTTCACTATGGTGCAGAAAGTGAGTATCAAAAATTCGAATTTGGTGGAGGTACCCCTGTAGCTATTCAAGGGGATATTGTTACTAAAGCTCCATTAGGTGCTAAAAACTCTATGGATGTAGTAAACTTCTGTGCTAAATTCGGTGGACCATTAACTGGTTTCTGTTTCGGTCTCGTTGTATTCTTTAGTTTCTGGAATACAGTAGTATTTGGAGTATATGGTGGTATTATTGTAGGTATTATAATAATTATCTTATTAATTATCATGGATAATTATTTAGAAGTATTTGCAAGAAACAAATATGGACCATATGAGGAAGAATAA
- the mtrC gene encoding tetrahydromethanopterin S-methyltransferase subunit MtrC: MSAGGSADGAAAGAVSSTMLLALGIVGGLLAIYLTGFLGDMGSVIAGLGAVCAIVWGSDAIRRVASYGLGTGVPSIGYMSLSVGVISALAGISLATILKMALIGPIAAFVIAVIIGAIIALVATKIVGMKIPIMLQCTIEIAGAATLAVLAFSVAIAGSYDMTAIYENVVATGFIAVLFILCTMAIQHPFNACLGPNEDQVRTLKCAASTAFLSMTLVGLMSVTSGGLGWFIVFIVGLIGWIISFRAFVLASMNDAASTKWAGLWPKVEN, encoded by the coding sequence ATGTCTGCTGGTGGAAGTGCTGATGGTGCAGCTGCAGGTGCAGTAAGTTCAACAATGTTACTCGCTTTAGGTATTGTTGGAGGATTACTCGCAATTTATCTCACTGGATTTTTAGGCGACATGGGATCAGTTATTGCAGGTCTCGGTGCTGTTTGTGCTATCGTATGGGGATCAGACGCTATTCGTAGAGTAGCAAGTTACGGTTTAGGTACTGGTGTACCATCTATCGGTTACATGTCCTTATCCGTTGGTGTTATCTCTGCTTTAGCAGGTATCAGTCTAGCAACTATCTTAAAAATGGCTCTTATCGGACCAATCGCAGCTTTCGTAATTGCTGTTATTATTGGTGCTATTATTGCATTAGTTGCTACTAAAATTGTAGGAATGAAAATACCTATTATGCTTCAATGTACCATTGAAATTGCTGGTGCAGCAACTTTAGCAGTTCTTGCATTCTCAGTTGCAATTGCAGGTTCTTACGATATGACTGCAATTTATGAAAATGTTGTAGCAACTGGTTTCATTGCTGTATTATTTATCTTATGTACTATGGCTATCCAACATCCATTCAACGCATGTTTAGGACCAAACGAAGATCAAGTAAGAACTTTAAAATGTGCAGCATCTACTGCATTCTTATCTATGACTTTAGTAGGTCTCATGTCTGTAACTTCAGGTGGATTAGGTTGGTTCATTGTATTCATCGTAGGTTTAATTGGTTGGATTATCTCATTCAGAGCTTTCGTATTAGCTTCAATGAACGATGCTGCTTCAACCAAATGGGCTGGATTATGGCCTAAAGTTGAAAATTAG
- the mtrD gene encoding tetrahydromethanopterin S-methyltransferase subunit D, with translation MDPITLILFIAIGGIMIGAGVHFIPVGGAPAAMATATGVGTGTAMLAAGAGLTGLITAATMTGEPFYIVGIGGAIGAMIMMGITMLIANLIYIFGVGIVPAASKVPVDWITKRNQEAYKTPGTEGHGVPLTSFVSGLIGGLLGGFGGGLVYYGIYNAVQDSTFVTDPAVSIGLAAILGVGVFFINSVIASYNIGGTIEGMHDPKFKRIGTGAIACAIASIVVGIFCIILTGGI, from the coding sequence ATGGATCCAATTACTTTAATTTTATTCATCGCAATAGGCGGTATTATGATTGGTGCAGGTGTGCACTTTATTCCTGTAGGAGGAGCTCCTGCAGCTATGGCAACAGCTACTGGTGTAGGTACAGGTACTGCTATGTTAGCTGCTGGTGCTGGTTTAACAGGTCTTATTACTGCTGCAACTATGACAGGTGAACCATTCTATATAGTAGGTATAGGTGGTGCTATTGGTGCTATGATCATGATGGGTATTACTATGCTCATTGCTAACTTAATCTACATCTTCGGTGTAGGTATTGTTCCTGCTGCATCAAAAGTACCTGTAGACTGGATTACCAAACGTAATCAAGAAGCATACAAAACCCCTGGTACTGAAGGTCACGGTGTACCATTAACTTCATTTGTAAGTGGTCTTATCGGAGGACTTCTTGGTGGTTTTGGTGGTGGATTAGTCTACTACGGAATTTACAATGCTGTACAAGACAGTACTTTTGTAACTGACCCGGCTGTAAGTATCGGTTTAGCTGCTATTTTAGGTGTAGGTGTGTTCTTTATCAACTCTGTAATCGCTTCATACAACATCGGTGGTACCATCGAAGGTATGCACGATCCAAAATTCAAAAGAATTGGAACTGGAGCTATTGCATGTGCTATCGCATCTATCGTTGTCGGAATCTTTTGTATTATTTTAACTGGAGGTATTTAA